The sequence ACAAACTCAAGCACTTTCGGAGAATTGCGACTCGCTACGACAAGCTTGCGGCCACCTATCTCGGTTTTGTGTTGGTTGCAGCCATTTGGCTTTGGCTGAAGTGAATGTCGACACAGCCTAGGTCGGGGAAATGTCGTTATCGTCTTTCTCGTCGAAACCCGCACTGAGTGCAAAACGCCTTGTCCCCTGCTTTCCAGGAAGGTTTCCCGCAGGCTGGGCAACGCGGTCCATGTACGGCTCCGCAGTCCGGACATTTCAGGACGTAGGCATCTTGCGGCATGGTCAACCGTTGTCGCTTATCCGGTTCATGTCCGCAGGGGGGATGAGGCCAGCTTTCCTTTTGTTGTGCCGCATCAAACCACGTCTGGAACCAATCGGCCTCTATCATCACGTACGGCTCCTCCTCGCCGCACTGGTGGCAAACGGCCACACCCTGGCGGATGACATTCTCCGAGCCGCAGATACCACAGCACCCTCTGTTCCGCCTTTTGTCCTTGCAAGCCGTTTCGTGTCGATCACGGCGACCCTTGCGATCATCTGGGGTATCTACTTCACTGGCTTCCCGCATGAGGTCGTGTTTTAGTTTGGAATCCATATACCCTTCGTCAGGCGTCAGCACCACAGGGGAAGCGCAGCATCTCAAAGCTCCTTGGGGCCAATGCCCCCATGGGGGTGTCTACCGCGCCAGGAAATCGAGGGTCACTCCCGCTTGTTTCAGCCCAGCAAGGGCACGACACAGGGCCTCCGTTTCGGCGTCGTTCTCCTCGGGCGCGGAGCGAACAGCTTTCAGCACATCATGAATGGCCACGGCCAATGCACGGGGGTCGCTTTCTTCCATGGCGGCGCGGAGATATTGAACCGCCTGTTCCGGGTCGCTCAAAAGCTCTTTAAGCGTGTCATCGAAGTCACGGACGGGACTCATATTTTTCCCTCCTGTACGCCTGCCAAAGGCTGCGAGCCCTTTTGATGTCCTTCCCCTGGCTCGATTTGTCGCCGCCACAGAGCAGGACAACCACCGTCTGGCCATCCAACCCGAGGTAGACGCGATATCCCGGCCCGAAGTCAATACGCAGTTCATACAGGCCGCCATCAAGGGATTTGGCGTCTCCCAGGCTCCCAGCCCGGACCGTGGCAAGGCGGGTTAATACCTTGGCCACGGCCCTTTTGTCCTTAAGAACCGCAAGCCACTCCCGGAAAGGCCAGCTCCCGCCCGGGGCTTGGTATTCGATGGTACGCCGGGTTTTCGCTTCCTGCATATCTACCTCGTGCCGTCGATAGCCAGAACTTTGCCATTTGCCCTGGCCTTGTCCATACCCGCCTCCAGGGTCTTGACCGCCCGGCGCAGCTTGTCCGGGGAAAGGTGGCTGTAACGCTCAGTCATTGCCAGCGTGCCATGGCCCATGAGTTCCTTGACGGAATACAAATCCACGCCTTGCTCGACCAGCCAGGACGCGAATGTATGGCGTAAAGTGTGGAAAACGACCTTCTGGCGCGGATCGGTGACGCCATTGTTGAAGCCGAGCGCGGCGACCACGCGGTTGAACGTCTCGGAAATCTGGACGATGCGCCCGCCATTGGCGGACAGGAAGACCAGATCGTTGTGGCCTCGACGTTCCATGCCTGCCAGCATCGCCGCCACGGCCTCGGTCATGTAGGCAGCCCGGGTCTTGCCGCTTTTGGTGTCGCGCAGGATGAGGACACCGCGCTCCATGTCCACGTCGCCCCAGGTCAGGGAAAAGATTTCGCCGGCTCGCAGGCCACAGTGCAGGGCAAGTAGGGCCATGTCATGGACGTTGGATTCCCGTTCGGCCAGGGCGGCAAGCAATCGGTCGGCTTCGTCGTGGGTCAGGAAGCGCAATCGGCGTGCATCGGCAGAGGGCTTCTTGACCATGGAAACCGGGTTGTCGCCGGCATAGAGGCCGTTGCGCTTAGCGAAGTTGAATACCTGCCGCAGGGCCGCCAGGACATGACGGACGGTTTGGGCGGAACGGCCGGCCTCGGCCATGGTCTTCTTGATGCGCTCCAAATGGATCGGTTTGATGTCACGCAAGGGTTTGCCGGCCAGGGTAGGGGAGAGCCAAAGCCTATAGGCGGCTTCCTCGGCGTAGGCGGTATGGGCGGCCTTGTTGGCTTGGGCAACGGGAAGATACTTTTCCCAGGCTTGGGCGAGGGTGATGTTTTCGCGTTCCTCGACGGCCCGGGCTTCGGCCTCGGCTTGGCGTTTAGCCTCTGCTTGTTGGCGTTTTTCTGCAAGTGTAACAGCCCCTTGACCTGTTCGCTGGGCTTCCTTCAATTCTGCCAACCGTGCGTTGGCTTTTAGTTCCGTCCACCCCTGGCTGGCCCAGCCAAGAGTCTCCTGGCGGTCCTTACCGCCGAGTTTGTATCGGATTACATAATATCGGTCGAAGTTGACGCCGTGCTTTCGCTCGGGATGTTCTCTCCACCTGACTCCTGGGTATCGTTTCGACTTGATGTAGGCCCGGGCGTCTTTCATGTTTCGCCTCATATCGGTCAAATTTTGGGTCCGCTATGGGTCCGCTATTTTCCCTGAAATGGTATGCTGCCGTGTGAAGCTTAGTGAGAATGAAATAGGCATTAGTTGGTGTTTTGTCTATGTTTTTATGGATTCAAGTGAAGTCAAGTGAGGGTTTTTGAAATCGCCTCCTAAGCGATAGGCTGTGCGTTCGAATCGCGCCGGGAGCACCATAAAAATCAAGGGGTTGGACTGAATGCGTCCAACCCCTTTTGCGTTGGTGGTGATTTTGTCCCCCATGTGTCCCCCCAGTTTGGGATTACGGACGGCTCAGAGGTGGATTTTGCTTCCCTCTGCCACTCTCCCATGGATGCCGCAAGAACAGTCGCGTGATGGGCTCTGCCGGTTCTCACCCTCGGTAAGGCGTGCCCATTTGGGAA is a genomic window of Solidesulfovibrio sp. containing:
- a CDS encoding DNA-binding protein; this encodes MSPVRDFDDTLKELLSDPEQAVQYLRAAMEESDPRALAVAIHDVLKAVRSAPEENDAETEALCRALAGLKQAGVTLDFLAR
- a CDS encoding type II toxin-antitoxin system RelE/ParE family toxin, with protein sequence MQEAKTRRTIEYQAPGGSWPFREWLAVLKDKRAVAKVLTRLATVRAGSLGDAKSLDGGLYELRIDFGPGYRVYLGLDGQTVVVLLCGGDKSSQGKDIKRARSLWQAYRREKYESRP
- a CDS encoding tyrosine-type recombinase/integrase; protein product: MKDARAYIKSKRYPGVRWREHPERKHGVNFDRYYVIRYKLGGKDRQETLGWASQGWTELKANARLAELKEAQRTGQGAVTLAEKRQQAEAKRQAEAEARAVEERENITLAQAWEKYLPVAQANKAAHTAYAEEAAYRLWLSPTLAGKPLRDIKPIHLERIKKTMAEAGRSAQTVRHVLAALRQVFNFAKRNGLYAGDNPVSMVKKPSADARRLRFLTHDEADRLLAALAERESNVHDMALLALHCGLRAGEIFSLTWGDVDMERGVLILRDTKSGKTRAAYMTEAVAAMLAGMERRGHNDLVFLSANGGRIVQISETFNRVVAALGFNNGVTDPRQKVVFHTLRHTFASWLVEQGVDLYSVKELMGHGTLAMTERYSHLSPDKLRRAVKTLEAGMDKARANGKVLAIDGTR